The Arachis hypogaea cultivar Tifrunner chromosome 14, arahy.Tifrunner.gnm2.J5K5, whole genome shotgun sequence genome has a segment encoding these proteins:
- the LOC112742171 gene encoding thymidine kinase a: protein MKSILNPKFSALSPHLPKTSPFSLFSRPHDSIFRKNSQQLPFPSLKATPFSSNSFLSRAQNRTLQTEPTRPPSGEIHVIVGPMFAGKTTTLLRRIQSESANSKNVAIIKSSKDTRYGLDSIVTHDGAKLPCWALTNLSSFKQKFGIEAYEKLDVIGIDEAQFFEDLYDFCREAADHDGKTVIVAGLDGNYLRRSFGSVLDIIPLADTVTKLTALCEICGKRAFFTLRKTQEKQVELIGGGDVYMPVCRHHYVNGQVAVEAARFVLESHKVECPSHIHK from the exons atgAAGTCAATTCTAAACCCAAAGTTCTCAGCTTTATCACCGCATCTTCCCAAAacctctcctttctctctcttctcacgCCCCCATGACTCCATCTTCCGCAAAAACTCGCAACAGCTTCCATTCCCAAGCCTCAAGGCAACACCTTTCTCATCTAATTCCTTCCTTTCCAGAGCTCAAAATCGGACCTTGCAAACGGAACCCACTCGCCCCCCGTCCGGTGAAATCCACGTCATAGTGGGCCCCATGTTCGCCGGCAAAACCACCACTCTCCTCCGTCGGATTCAGTCAGAATCTGCCAACAGCAA AAATGTGGCAATAATTAAATCAAGCAAGGATACAAGATATGGATTGGATTCAATTGTTACACATGATGGTGCAAAATTACCATGTTGGGCCCTAACTAACTTATCATCATTCAAGCAGAAGTTTGGAATTGAGGCTTACGAGAAG TTGGATGTGATCGGTATTGATGAAGCTCAATTCTTTGAAGACCTGTATGACTTCTGCCGTGAAGCTGCTGATCATGATGGCAAAACAGTGATAGTTGCAGGACTTGATGGTAACTATTTGAG GAGGAGCTTTGGTTCTGTCCTTGATATAATACCCCTTGCTGATACTGTAACTAAACTAACTGCTCTATGTGAAATCTGTGGAAAGCGTGCATTCTTTACCCTGAGGAAGACACAGGAGAAACAGGTCGAGTTGATTGGTGGAGGGGATGTCTACATGCCGGTTTGCCGGCATCACTATGTCAATGGACAGGTAGCTGTAGAAGCAGCAAGATTTGTTCTGGAATCTCACAAGGTTGAATGTCCCTCCCATATACATAAGTAG
- the LOC112741312 gene encoding uncharacterized protein isoform X1: MEEFGEGDVLRRMQREQERERRRIRDRERRQAMTQEQRERHLARRRRNYQLRRQRAANNNAAGFIPLPQPPQPQPFLESSAGEASTSDELQGVTTPLDHTALSHHGIALPHQGSSVHMENLAYKPANSARFRLNHIKRLARSLTSSIGDPAAATQQVPAELITKEDLSTADCGGAQKSLRLNCVKRLARSINCVPKEIESQKNHTSAQEGIQLLGNESSIASS, encoded by the exons ATGGAAGAGTTTGGAGAGGGAGATGTTTTGAGGAGGATGCAGAGAGAGCaagagagggagaggaggagAATTCGCGACCGCGAGAGGAGGCAGGCCATGACTCAGGAACAAAGGGAGCGCCACCTGGCCAGGAGGCGCCGGAACTACCAGCTGAGGAGGCAGAGGGCAGCAAATAACAATGCTGCCGGATTCATTCCTCTCCCTCAACCACCGCAGCCGCAGCCGTTTCTAGAATCAAGTGCTGGTGAAGCCAGTACTAGTGATGAGCTTCAAGGTGTCACCACTCCATTAGACCATACTGCCCTCTCTCATCATGGCATTGCTCTCCCTCACCAAG GATCATCAGTTCATATGGAAAATCTAGCATATAAACCAGCCAATTCAGCAAGATTTCGGCTAAATCATATTAAGCGCCTCGCGCGAAGCCTGACATCTTCAATTGGTGACCCAGCAGCTGCTACTCAACAGGTTCCAGCTGAATTGATAACAAAGGAAGATCTATCAACTGCTGATTGTG GTGGCGCGCAGAAATCTCTGCGTTTGAATTGTGTCAAGCGCCTTGCGAGATCAATAAATTGTGTTCCCAAAGAAATTGAATCTCAGAAAAACCATACTTCTGCACAAGAAGGGATTCAATTACTTGGTAATGAGAGCTCTATAGCCTCTAGCTAA
- the LOC112741312 gene encoding uncharacterized protein isoform X2: MEEFGEGDVLRRMQREQERERRRIRDRERRQAMTQEQRERHLARRRRNYQLRRQRAANNNAAGFIPLPQPPQPQPFLESSAGEASTSDELQGVTTPLDHTALSHHGIALPHQVHMENLAYKPANSARFRLNHIKRLARSLTSSIGDPAAATQQVPAELITKEDLSTADCGGAQKSLRLNCVKRLARSINCVPKEIESQKNHTSAQEGIQLLGNESSIASS, from the exons ATGGAAGAGTTTGGAGAGGGAGATGTTTTGAGGAGGATGCAGAGAGAGCaagagagggagaggaggagAATTCGCGACCGCGAGAGGAGGCAGGCCATGACTCAGGAACAAAGGGAGCGCCACCTGGCCAGGAGGCGCCGGAACTACCAGCTGAGGAGGCAGAGGGCAGCAAATAACAATGCTGCCGGATTCATTCCTCTCCCTCAACCACCGCAGCCGCAGCCGTTTCTAGAATCAAGTGCTGGTGAAGCCAGTACTAGTGATGAGCTTCAAGGTGTCACCACTCCATTAGACCATACTGCCCTCTCTCATCATGGCATTGCTCTCCCTCACCAAG TTCATATGGAAAATCTAGCATATAAACCAGCCAATTCAGCAAGATTTCGGCTAAATCATATTAAGCGCCTCGCGCGAAGCCTGACATCTTCAATTGGTGACCCAGCAGCTGCTACTCAACAGGTTCCAGCTGAATTGATAACAAAGGAAGATCTATCAACTGCTGATTGTG GTGGCGCGCAGAAATCTCTGCGTTTGAATTGTGTCAAGCGCCTTGCGAGATCAATAAATTGTGTTCCCAAAGAAATTGAATCTCAGAAAAACCATACTTCTGCACAAGAAGGGATTCAATTACTTGGTAATGAGAGCTCTATAGCCTCTAGCTAA
- the LOC112741313 gene encoding scarecrow-like protein 13 translates to MQTSQKHSTSAGIHIYHQPVQGIDPYNHYQILQSNSCHDIHDSSSQGTNVSFEASKEQYYTLDSSPATNGLIGCDSPSCASVSSSRSPLSPQNSQSYYSDQHQSSDNNYGSPISGYSSAEDSYELKNKLRELEITLLGPEPDIVDSCHCCFKSVHQGASPMSKYNWVQIAEMIPKLDLREVLILCAQSVADDDIQTALGWMDNVLVKMVSVAGDPMQRLGAYMLEGLRARFESSGSLIYKALKCEQPTSKDLMTYMHVLYQICPYWKFAYISANVVIGEAMQNEARIHIIDFQIAQGTQWFLLMQALARRPGGPPFIRVTGIDDSQSNHARGGGLHIVGKKLSEYANSLGVPFEFHSAAMCGSEVELENLVIWPGEALAVNFPFVLHHMPDESVTTENHRDRLLRLVKSLSPKVVTLVEQESNTNTSPFFQRFVETLNYYTAMFESIDVARPRDDKQRISAEQHCVARDIVNMIACEGPERVERHELLGKWRSRFSMAGFSACPMSSSAMAAVRSLLNEFNENYRVEQRDGALYLGWKNRAMATSSAWTCY, encoded by the coding sequence ATGCAAACCTCCCAGAAACACTCAACCTCAGCTGGTATTCACATATACCACCAGCCAGTGCAAGGCATTGATCCTTACAATCATTACCAAATATTACAAAGCAATTCATGCCATGATATCCATGACAGTAGCAGCCAGGGGACCAATGTGTCGTTTGAAGCCTCGAAGGAGCAATACTATACCCTTGATTCATCCCCAGCAACCAATGGTCTCATAGGTTGTGATTCACCTTCCTGTGCTAGTGTATCATCCAGTAGGAGCCCTTTATCTCCACAGAATTCTCAGTCATACTATTCAGATCAGCACCAATCTTCTGACAACAACTATGGATCGCCAATAAGCGGTTACTCAAGTGCTGAAGATAGCTATGAATTGAAGAACAAGCTAAGAGAATTGGAGATTACATTATTGGGGCCAGAACCAGATATTGTTGATAGTTGTCACTGCTGCTTCAAGAGTGTTCACCAAGGAGCATCTCCAATGTCGAAGTACAATTGGGTTCAGATTGCTGAGATGATTCCAAAGTTGGACTTGAGAGAAGTCCTTATTCTTTGTGCACAATCTGTGGCTGATGATGACATTCAAACAGCACTAGGGTGGATGGATAATGTGTTGGTGAAGATGGTATCTGTTGCTGGGGATCCAATGCAGCGACTAGGTGCATACATGTTGGAAGGTCTTAGAGCAAGGTTTGAATCATCAGGGAGCTTAATTTACAAGGCATTGAAGTGTGAACAACCAACAAGCAAGGATCTAATGACTTATATGCATGTCTTGTACCAGATTTGCCCGTATTGGAAATTCGCTTACATATCTGCAAATGTTGTCATTGGAGAAGCAATGCAGAATGAAGCAAGGATTCACATAATTGACTTCCAAATTGCACAAGGCACACAGTGGTTCTTGCTCATGCAGGCTCTCGCTCGTAGGCCGGGTGGACCGCCGTTCATCCGTGTCACTGGTATTGATGATTCCCAATCAAATCATGCCAGAGGTGGAGGACTTCACATTGTGGGAAAAAAGCTCTCAGAATATGCTAATTCTCTTGGGGTGCCCTTTGAGTTCCACAGTGCTGCAATGTGTGGATCAGAGGTTGAGCTAGAGAACCTTGTGATTTGGCCCGGCGAAGCTCTTGCCGTGAACTTCCCTTTTGTTCTGCACCACATGCCGGATGAGAGCGTAACCACTGAGAATCACAGGGACAGGCTATTGAGGTTGGTGAAGAGCTTGTCACCAAAGGTTGTTACCCTTGTTGAGCAAGAATCCAACACCAACACCTCACCCTTTTTCCAAAGGTTTGTTGAGACCCTTAATTACTACACTGCCATGTTCGAATCCATCGATGTGGCTCGTCCCAGGGACGATAAGCAGAGAATCAGCGCAGAACAGCACTGCGTGGCCCGCGACATTGTCAACATGATAGCTTGTGAGGGCCCTGAGAGGGTGGAAAGGCATGAGCTTCTAGGAAAATGGAGGTCAAGATTTTCCATGGCTGGTTTTTCAGCTTGCCCTATGAGTTCTTCAGCTATGGCTGCAGTTAGAAGTCTCTTGAACGAGTTCAATGAGAATTATAGGGTTGAACAAAGAGATGGTGCTTTATACCTAGGATGGAAGAATAGAGCTATGGCCACTTCTTCTGCATGGACATGTTACTGA